A window of Bradyrhizobium diazoefficiens genomic DNA:
CTGGAAGGTCCAGCAAGGCAGGATTGACTCGTCGCGCATGGACTTTATCGTCGAGACTTGGATCAAAACTAACATGGCGCGACTGCGCGGCTGGGGCTCTACCTCTTCCCCCCCAAGAATGTGCAAGCTACCTCAGAAATTCATGATCTGTTTCCGTATAAAGACATCATGATTCTAGGGGGTAGGCGGACGGCGCAGATGGGACACCTGATCGGGTTGAAATGTTCCAATCTGGCGCTCCGTCACTCATCTATTGAAGAGCGTCGAATGTGTCCAATGGAGCGTTCGCGACGGAGCGGCTGGCCCTACCCAAATGACCAATCAGGCCAGGACCCATTCCTTGAAACGGCGCGACACCGCCTCCAGGTTGTCTGCCCAATACGCGCCACTGAGAACGAGGTTACTGGAGTTGTTAGGATCGGGCATCCATTTGCGCGCCTCGGTCGACAGGAGCGGCATTGCCTTTTTGGAATTTGGCACTTGAGCATCCAACTCGCACAGCCGCGCCAGAACTTCCGGACGCATGTAGTAAGCGATGTATTTCATTGCGTTCTCCTTATTCGGTGCGCCCTTGAGCATTACAAGCAGGTCAGGAGCAAGGAGGTACTGTTCAAATGAGAATGCTAACGGCATTCCACCTCCCGGTTCATTTGTGGCCTTGACGCGATTGGCATACGTATAGCTGAAATCGACCTCGCCTGCCTGCAGAAGGGAGTAGGTTTGAGGAGTCGCAGTTACCCAGGCGACAACACTCGGTTTGATCCGATCGAGCGACTTGAACGCACGATCGAGGTCCAGAGGATAGATGTCCTTCGCTAATACGCCATCCGCGAGAAGCGCCACTTCCAACGTCGCCTCGACTCGATTGAGAAACGCGCGCCGGGCCGGAAACCTCTTCAGATCAAACAATTCGGCAAAGTTCGTGGGATGCTTCCCCGGGCCGAATTTTTTCGGATCCCATGCTATGCCGCCGAGATACGTGTCCGTCGTGACGACGTCACTGGTCGGCTGGATCACCATATCCTCGAGGTCGAGCATCGAAAGATCGAGTTTCTCCCAAAATCCCTGCTTGGATCCGTACGCGGCCTCCGCAGCTGTTGGGTAATGAACGTCGAAGTAGACATTGCCCGTGAGCTGCTGAGCCTTCACCTTCGCCATATCCGGTCTAGCGACAATGTTGACTTTGATTCCTGTTTCCTCGGAAAACGGGTTGATCACGGTCTTGACCAAGATCTCTTGAAAGCTTCCGCCACTGCTAGAGCGTTTCATTGCTTAATTGAATCGGAGGGGATTCCGGTTTTTGGCGGTTTGTGATTCAAGATGCTGACTGGATTGGAGGCCAGCATCGCATGACCCGACCTCTTTCCCTGGATCTTCGCGAGCGCGTGGTGGCGTCGGTTTTGGCGGGCGAGAGCTGCCGGTCTGTGGCGGAACGGTTTGGTGTTGCGGTCTCGTCGGTTGTGAAGTGGTCACAGCGGCAGCGAGCGACCGGCTCGGTTGTGCCCGGCAAGACGGGCGGCCACCGCAAGCCTGTGCTTGATCCGCACCGCGCCTTCATCGTCGAGCGGATCACTCAGACGCCGCACCTGACGCTACATGGTCTGAAGGCGGAACTGACAGCCCGCGGGGTCAAGGTCTCGCACAACGCGGTCTGGCTGTTCCTGCGCCGGGAAGGGCTGCGGTTCAAAAAAACACTGTTCGCCCTCGAACAGGCTCGCGCCGACGTCTCTCGTAGGCGCCAACGCTGGCGATCCTGGCAGGCCGGGCTCGATCCGGGCCGGCTCGTCTTCATCGATGAGACCTGGATCAAGACTAACATGGCCCCTTTGCGGGGCTGGGGCCCCAAAGGGACCCGTCTGCGCAGCTTCGCGCCGCACGGTCACTGGCGTACCCTCACATTCCTCGGCGCGCTCCGCCATGACCAACTCACGGCCCCCTGCGTCTTCGACGGCCCGATCAACGGCGAATGCTTCCGCGCTTATGTAGAGCACCTTCTCCTGCCAACTCTGCGCGAAGACGACAT
This region includes:
- a CDS encoding ABC transporter substrate-binding protein, whose product is MKRSSSGGSFQEILVKTVINPFSEETGIKVNIVARPDMAKVKAQQLTGNVYFDVHYPTAAEAAYGSKQGFWEKLDLSMLDLEDMVIQPTSDVVTTDTYLGGIAWDPKKFGPGKHPTNFAELFDLKRFPARRAFLNRVEATLEVALLADGVLAKDIYPLDLDRAFKSLDRIKPSVVAWVTATPQTYSLLQAGEVDFSYTYANRVKATNEPGGGMPLAFSFEQYLLAPDLLVMLKGAPNKENAMKYIAYYMRPEVLARLCELDAQVPNSKKAMPLLSTEARKWMPDPNNSSNLVLSGAYWADNLEAVSRRFKEWVLA
- a CDS encoding IS630 family transposase; the encoded protein is MTRPLSLDLRERVVASVLAGESCRSVAERFGVAVSSVVKWSQRQRATGSVVPGKTGGHRKPVLDPHRAFIVERITQTPHLTLHGLKAELTARGVKVSHNAVWLFLRREGLRFKKTLFALEQARADVSRRRQRWRSWQAGLDPGRLVFIDETWIKTNMAPLRGWGPKGTRLRSFAPHGHWRTLTFLGALRHDQLTAPCVFDGPINGECFRAYVEHLLLPTLREDDIVILDNLGSHKSKAVRQMIQAAGARLWYLPPYSPDLNPIEQAFSKIKHWMRQAQKRTIEDTWRHIGHLVQDIQPRECANYFANAGYASVKM